The proteins below come from a single Candidatus Falkowbacteria bacterium genomic window:
- a CDS encoding acetate/propionate family kinase — MSNVLVLNSGSTSVKYKLFAADETELAGGQFAEKDFKSNIKQLLRQVVAFGDIEAVGHRVVHGGWQFSRPTIVTSAVMNELSELNYLAPLHNPHNLAGIEAVADFLPQAPQIAVFDTGFFSELPDQAKTYALPRDIASKYHIRRYGFHGLSHEYAMGEASAQLGKKTDKINLVSCHLGGGSSVAAIKQGRPVDISNGYTPAEGLMMQTRTGDIDPGLVIELMYLLPGEINEDKVGEVYRLINEESGWKGLTGGICDFRDLLREVSLGQPAALAAFDVFTYRIAKYIGAYYAVLEGAVDAIVFTGAIGAGNPATRQAVMRKLRHLSSLPILAINTNEELNIARKVKLTIAR, encoded by the coding sequence CAATGTCTTAGTCCTTAATTCAGGTTCGACCTCGGTCAAATACAAGCTGTTTGCCGCCGATGAGACAGAGTTGGCGGGAGGCCAGTTCGCTGAAAAGGATTTCAAATCAAACATCAAACAGCTTCTGCGCCAGGTGGTCGCTTTTGGCGATATCGAAGCTGTCGGCCATCGCGTGGTCCATGGCGGCTGGCAATTCTCCCGGCCGACCATCGTTACCTCGGCGGTGATGAATGAACTATCAGAGCTCAATTATCTGGCTCCGCTGCATAACCCGCACAACCTGGCCGGCATCGAGGCCGTAGCGGATTTTTTGCCGCAAGCGCCTCAGATAGCGGTTTTCGATACAGGTTTTTTCAGCGAATTGCCGGATCAGGCCAAAACTTATGCCTTGCCGCGAGATATCGCCAGTAAATATCATATACGCCGCTATGGCTTCCATGGCTTGAGCCATGAGTATGCCATGGGTGAAGCATCGGCCCAGCTCGGCAAAAAGACGGACAAGATCAATCTGGTATCATGCCACCTTGGCGGCGGCTCTTCGGTCGCGGCTATAAAGCAGGGAAGGCCGGTCGATATCTCGAATGGCTACACCCCGGCTGAAGGCTTGATGATGCAGACCCGCACCGGAGATATCGACCCTGGGTTGGTCATCGAATTGATGTACTTGCTGCCAGGTGAGATCAACGAGGATAAGGTCGGCGAAGTTTATCGCCTAATCAACGAAGAGTCTGGCTGGAAGGGGCTGACCGGAGGCATTTGCGATTTCCGCGATCTGCTGAGAGAAGTCTCGTTGGGCCAGCCCGCAGCGCTGGCGGCATTCGATGTGTTCACTTACCGCATTGCCAAATATATCGGAGCTTACTATGCGGTCTTGGAGGGAGCCGTAGACGCAATCGTCTTTACCGGAGCGATCGGAGCCGGCAACCCGGCAACCCGGCAAGCAGTCATGCGCAAGCTCCGCCACCTGTCCTCCCTACCTATTCTTGCCATCAATACTAACGAAGAGCTGAATATCGCCCGCAAAGTAAAATTAACCATTGCCAGATAA
- the murJ gene encoding murein biosynthesis integral membrane protein MurJ, which produces MLKRIFSHQTNSVTTAAILVAFSSLFSRFLGVVRDRILAGQFGAGDTLDVYYAAFRVPDLVFNLLVLGALSAGFIPLFTDLLKDENDTRKNNEAWLLASNIINILALGLIAISTICIIFARPLAEAFAPGFSPEKLDQTVNLTRIMFLSPFFLGLSGVIGGVLQSFKRFLVYSFAPIMYNLGIIAGAVWLVPIWGTYGLAWGVVIGAFLHFAIQLPTAIQLGFKYRPRLGWKEPSVRKLGRLMVPRTMSLAISQVDLLVSTAIASTLASGSLTVFNLANNIQSFPIGIFGISFATAVFPLLSSKAKDRKGLVEIFSNTQRQILFFIIPSTMLVWVLRAQIVRVLYGWGQFNWEDTVFTIEALTFFSFSLFAQASIPLLVRMFYARQNSKHPFYIGITSVLMDIILSLWLSRTLGVAGIALAFSIANVFNYLMLWTILSRQLDGLDGRKILLSSSKFVAAGLTAMLVAQYVKIILLPFIDMQTGLGVFTQGFTAGMIGLLVYAGTCAILKSEELDSFWQGLKRRLPWKQLESEDQGEARGI; this is translated from the coding sequence ATGCTGAAAAGGATTTTTTCACACCAGACGAATAGCGTGACGACGGCAGCCATCCTGGTTGCCTTTTCTTCATTGTTTTCCCGTTTTCTCGGCGTGGTACGCGACCGCATCCTGGCTGGGCAATTCGGTGCAGGCGACACTCTTGATGTCTATTATGCCGCTTTCAGGGTGCCTGACCTGGTTTTCAATCTTCTCGTGCTGGGCGCCCTCTCAGCCGGCTTCATCCCCCTGTTTACCGATCTGCTCAAGGATGAGAACGACACACGTAAGAATAATGAAGCCTGGCTTCTGGCTAGTAACATAATCAACATCCTCGCTCTGGGGCTTATTGCGATTTCAACGATCTGCATCATCTTCGCCCGCCCCCTGGCCGAAGCTTTCGCTCCCGGGTTTTCGCCCGAAAAACTTGACCAGACGGTCAACCTGACGAGGATTATGTTCCTTTCCCCCTTCTTTCTTGGCCTGTCGGGAGTCATCGGCGGCGTCCTTCAGTCGTTCAAGAGATTTCTAGTCTATTCTTTTGCGCCGATCATGTATAATCTCGGTATCATTGCCGGAGCAGTCTGGCTGGTGCCTATTTGGGGAACTTATGGCTTGGCCTGGGGCGTGGTTATCGGCGCCTTCCTCCATTTTGCCATCCAGCTGCCGACTGCCATCCAGTTGGGCTTCAAATATCGTCCGAGGCTGGGCTGGAAGGAACCATCTGTCCGGAAATTAGGACGCTTGATGGTGCCTCGAACTATGTCTTTGGCAATCTCCCAAGTCGACCTCTTGGTCAGTACGGCCATTGCAAGCACCCTGGCCTCAGGCTCGCTGACCGTTTTTAATCTAGCTAATAATATCCAGTCTTTTCCCATAGGTATCTTCGGCATCTCGTTCGCCACAGCCGTATTCCCGCTGCTCTCGTCCAAAGCCAAGGACCGCAAGGGCCTTGTCGAGATATTTTCCAACACCCAGCGGCAGATCCTTTTCTTTATCATCCCCTCGACTATGCTGGTCTGGGTCCTTCGCGCCCAGATCGTCCGTGTCCTTTACGGCTGGGGGCAGTTCAATTGGGAAGATACGGTGTTTACTATCGAAGCTTTGACCTTCTTCAGCTTTTCTTTATTCGCTCAAGCCAGCATCCCTTTGCTGGTGCGGATGTTCTACGCCCGTCAGAACAGCAAGCACCCTTTCTATATCGGAATCACCTCGGTGCTTATGGATATAATTCTTTCTCTCTGGCTATCGAGGACCCTAGGAGTTGCCGGCATTGCGTTGGCTTTTTCTATCGCCAACGTCTTCAATTATCTGATGCTCTGGACCATCTTGAGCCGGCAGCTTGACGGCTTGGACGGCCGCAAGATCCTGCTCTCATCTTCGAAGTTCGTGGCGGCTGGCCTGACGGCCATGCTGGTAGCGCAGTATGTCAAGATTATCCTTCTGCCATTCATCGACATGCAGACTGGCCTGGGTGTCTTTACTCAAGGCTTCACGGCCGGCATGATCGGATTGCTGGTTTACGCGGGGACGTGTGCTATACTTAAGAGCGAAGAGCTCGATTCGTTCTGGCAAGGATTAAAGAGGCGGTTGCCCTGGAAACAGCTTGAAAGCGAAGATCAGGGCGAGGCTCGAGGAATCTGA
- the lepA gene encoding elongation factor 4, giving the protein MDKIRNFCIIAHIDHGKSTLADRMLELTGTVEKRKMKEQVLDKMDLERERGITIKLAPVTMEFQGHRLNLIDTPGHVDFSYEVSRSLAAVEGAVLLVDATQGIQAQTLANLYLAMEQDLVIIPVVNKIDLPAADVPKTKREIMKLLGCSEDEVLAVSGKTGEGVTELLQSVIARIPSPAGKPDSSLRALIFDSNYDEYRGVVAYVRIIDGAVRNGEKITLVATRAKSEAIDVGIFKPDYISTKELACGQIGYIVTGFKEVADCRVGDTVILSKDALNAQPLTGYKEAKPMVFAGIFPKEGDEFQLLREAISKLKLNDAALIYEPEHSQALGFGFRCGFLGLLHLEIFQERLRREHNLDLIVTVPSVSYHVEKTNGETLIVSSPQLLPQQSEIKELEEPWVKLDVVTPKDYLGSIMSFAQEKRGVYVNTEYLDQERAVLHYQLPMSAILTDFYDKIKSISSGYASINYEFLDYRPADVVKLDILVAEEIVESLSTIVYRDDAFRRGKEVVEVLKETLPQQMFVIKLQAALGGKVIAAERISAMRKDVTAKLYGGDVSRKRKLLEKQKKGKKKMMAMGRGSVDIPSDTFVKILKR; this is encoded by the coding sequence ATGGATAAAATTAGGAATTTTTGCATTATTGCTCACATAGACCACGGCAAATCAACTCTGGCTGACCGTATGCTTGAGCTGACCGGGACAGTAGAGAAGCGCAAGATGAAGGAGCAGGTTTTGGATAAGATGGACCTGGAACGTGAACGTGGCATCACCATAAAATTAGCGCCAGTGACCATGGAGTTCCAGGGTCATCGCCTTAATCTGATTGATACCCCCGGCCACGTCGACTTCAGTTATGAAGTTTCGAGGAGTTTGGCCGCTGTCGAAGGCGCTGTCTTGCTAGTTGATGCCACTCAGGGTATCCAAGCGCAGACTCTCGCCAATCTTTATTTGGCCATGGAACAAGATTTGGTAATTATCCCGGTAGTCAACAAGATCGACTTGCCGGCAGCCGACGTGCCCAAGACCAAAAGGGAAATAATGAAATTGCTCGGCTGTTCCGAAGATGAGGTATTGGCAGTCTCGGGCAAGACCGGCGAGGGCGTGACCGAGTTGCTGCAATCTGTCATTGCACGGATTCCGTCTCCGGCTGGCAAGCCCGATTCTTCACTAAGGGCTTTGATTTTTGATTCTAACTACGACGAATACCGCGGAGTGGTCGCTTACGTACGCATCATCGATGGCGCTGTCCGTAACGGCGAGAAGATCACTTTGGTTGCCACTCGCGCTAAAAGCGAAGCGATCGATGTCGGTATTTTCAAGCCCGATTACATATCAACCAAGGAATTGGCCTGCGGCCAGATCGGCTATATCGTTACCGGCTTCAAGGAAGTTGCTGATTGCCGAGTCGGCGATACGGTAATCCTTTCGAAGGATGCATTGAATGCCCAGCCGTTGACCGGCTACAAAGAGGCCAAGCCTATGGTTTTCGCTGGTATCTTTCCCAAGGAAGGGGACGAATTCCAGCTTTTGCGCGAGGCGATCTCTAAATTGAAGCTCAACGATGCCGCCCTGATTTACGAACCGGAACATTCCCAAGCCCTCGGTTTCGGCTTCCGCTGCGGCTTTCTCGGCTTGCTGCACTTGGAGATTTTCCAGGAGCGTCTTCGTCGCGAGCACAATCTTGATCTGATCGTCACGGTGCCGAGCGTTTCGTACCATGTCGAAAAGACCAATGGCGAAACCCTGATCGTGTCTAGTCCCCAGCTCCTGCCTCAGCAGAGTGAAATCAAGGAACTTGAGGAGCCATGGGTCAAGCTGGATGTGGTCACGCCCAAGGATTATTTAGGATCCATAATGAGTTTCGCCCAGGAGAAGCGGGGTGTGTATGTGAATACCGAATATCTGGACCAGGAGCGGGCGGTGCTGCATTATCAATTGCCGATGAGCGCCATCCTGACCGATTTTTATGACAAGATAAAAAGCATCAGCTCCGGTTATGCCTCGATAAATTATGAATTTTTGGATTATCGCCCGGCTGACGTGGTCAAGCTCGACATCCTGGTGGCGGAAGAGATAGTCGAATCGTTATCGACCATCGTCTATCGCGATGACGCTTTCCGCCGCGGCAAAGAAGTGGTCGAGGTCCTGAAAGAGACCCTGCCGCAGCAGATGTTCGTGATCAAGCTCCAAGCAGCGCTTGGCGGCAAGGTGATCGCGGCTGAGCGCATCTCGGCCATGCGCAAAGATGTTACGGCCAAACTGTACGGCGGTGATGTTTCCCGCAAGAGAAAGCTTTTGGAAAAGCAGAAGAAGGGCAAGAAGAAGATGATGGCCATGGGTCGCGGCAGCGTTGACATCCCGAGCGACACATTCGTCAAAATTCTAAAAAGATAA
- the recJ gene encoding single-stranded-DNA-specific exonuclease RecJ yields MSKRHWQLRDSITTAATDALSSYDQITAQLLFNRHITEPETAEAFLSSDYLTYKHAPSLFSQIEAAVEQIIGAIKAGKKIVIYGDYDADGVTATACLLEVLSTLKAKTDIYIPDRVSEGYGLNRQAIDEIAANGAGLIITVDNGIRNKEEVAYIKSIGLEVIITDHHVPPPEDEAMPDCLVINPMVATETYPFKYLAGVGVSAKLAMAIIERSKLDQEMKLRLEERILDLVALGTIADCVPLVGENRVLVKRGLEILNQTRRIGLKELIKIAKINPERSIDSWNVSFQLTPRLNAAGRMDHANTAFELLVTRDQAVAEKLAQGLNERNQERQKVTEDIVKAIIANVEAERTADKIIVAVSPSVYGQGEPWNEGTVGLVAGRLSEKYYLPALVITGNNDEIKGSGRSIDQFNLIKAVEAVKDSLHKYGGHAAACGFSIKGQENLERFIKDITEAANKTLGGLDLKPSLKIETEIDLSLVDESFLSQIERFAPFGEGNPRPVFLSRQINIVDVAKLGWDGRHLRLKLRNSTSKVKTALGFGQAEEWPDLKIGDTIDLAYYMELNEFNGKREVQLRIIDLKPSNA; encoded by the coding sequence ATGTCAAAACGTCATTGGCAGCTCCGTGATAGCATCACCACTGCCGCAACTGACGCCTTGTCGAGTTATGACCAAATAACCGCACAACTCCTGTTTAATCGCCACATTACCGAACCAGAGACGGCTGAGGCCTTTCTTTCGTCGGATTACCTGACGTATAAGCATGCGCCTTCGTTGTTCAGTCAGATCGAAGCCGCAGTCGAACAGATAATCGGGGCGATCAAGGCGGGCAAGAAGATTGTTATTTACGGTGATTATGACGCCGACGGCGTAACCGCCACCGCCTGTCTCTTGGAGGTGCTGTCGACGCTCAAGGCTAAGACCGACATCTATATTCCCGATCGCGTTTCCGAGGGCTATGGCTTGAACCGCCAAGCGATCGATGAGATTGCGGCCAATGGCGCTGGATTGATAATTACGGTCGATAACGGCATCCGCAATAAAGAGGAGGTTGCCTATATCAAGTCAATCGGCCTCGAAGTTATCATTACCGATCATCACGTTCCGCCGCCCGAGGACGAGGCGATGCCCGACTGCTTGGTAATCAATCCGATGGTGGCAACGGAAACCTACCCATTCAAATATTTGGCCGGCGTCGGAGTCTCGGCCAAATTAGCTATGGCCATAATCGAGCGCTCGAAATTGGATCAGGAGATGAAGCTTCGGCTGGAAGAGCGGATACTGGACTTGGTTGCTCTCGGCACGATCGCCGACTGCGTCCCTTTGGTAGGCGAGAATCGGGTCTTGGTCAAGCGCGGTCTCGAGATATTGAACCAGACGCGTCGGATCGGTTTGAAAGAATTGATCAAGATAGCCAAGATCAACCCCGAACGCTCGATCGACAGCTGGAACGTCAGTTTCCAGCTGACACCTAGATTGAATGCTGCCGGACGCATGGATCATGCAAATACCGCTTTCGAATTGCTAGTCACCCGCGACCAGGCTGTGGCCGAGAAATTGGCGCAAGGCCTGAATGAGCGCAACCAGGAACGGCAGAAGGTGACTGAAGATATAGTGAAGGCGATAATCGCCAACGTCGAGGCAGAGAGGACCGCTGACAAGATAATCGTTGCGGTGAGTCCTAGCGTCTACGGACAGGGCGAACCCTGGAACGAGGGCACGGTCGGATTGGTGGCTGGGCGGTTGTCGGAAAAATACTATCTTCCCGCGCTTGTCATAACCGGAAACAATGATGAAATCAAAGGGTCAGGCCGCAGCATCGATCAGTTCAATCTGATCAAGGCAGTGGAAGCCGTCAAGGATTCGTTGCACAAGTACGGCGGTCATGCCGCCGCTTGCGGTTTCAGCATCAAAGGCCAGGAAAATCTGGAGCGTTTCATCAAGGACATCACTGAAGCGGCCAACAAGACCCTTGGCGGCCTAGATCTGAAGCCAAGCTTGAAAATCGAGACCGAGATTGACTTGTCCTTGGTTGATGAGAGCTTTCTTAGCCAGATCGAGCGATTCGCTCCTTTCGGTGAAGGCAATCCCCGCCCGGTTTTCTTAAGTCGTCAGATCAATATCGTCGACGTCGCCAAATTGGGCTGGGACGGGCGCCACCTGCGCCTGAAACTCAGGAACTCAACCTCCAAGGTCAAGACCGCTCTCGGTTTCGGCCAGGCGGAAGAATGGCCAGATTTGAAAATCGGTGATACAATAGACCTAGCTTATTATATGGAATTGAACGAATTCAACGGCAAAAGGGAGGTGCAGCTACGCATCATCGACTTGAAGCCATCAAACGCATGA
- a CDS encoding ribonuclease HI family protein yields the protein MNEKLIIFTDGGARGNPGPAAIGAVIYDEQRQVLSEISEYIGETTNNQAEYKAVVAAIAKAKELGAKEVDFFLDSQLVVEQLNGNYKVKNKDLAPLFVQIYNASLGFRKVRYTHVRREQNQEADKLVNLALDNR from the coding sequence ATGAATGAAAAATTGATCATATTTACCGATGGGGGCGCGCGAGGCAACCCCGGACCAGCCGCTATCGGAGCCGTCATTTATGACGAGCAGCGCCAAGTCCTGTCGGAGATTTCCGAATACATCGGCGAGACCACGAATAATCAGGCGGAGTACAAAGCCGTTGTGGCAGCCATTGCAAAGGCCAAGGAGCTGGGTGCGAAAGAAGTTGATTTTTTCCTGGATAGCCAGTTGGTAGTCGAACAGCTCAACGGCAATTATAAGGTCAAGAATAAAGACTTGGCTCCGTTGTTCGTTCAGATATACAATGCCAGTCTCGGCTTTCGCAAGGTCAGGTACACTCACGTTCGGCGAGAGCAGAATCAGGAGGCGGATAAGCTAGTGAATTTAGCCCTGGATAATAGGTAG
- a CDS encoding ZIP family metal transporter, protein MTNLLSIMFILSVGPLVGSLIGVVKKPDQRYSLLMLSFSAGVMLMVSFYELIPESLQFVNVPTMLFGVLLGGLMINFVSRIMRHVKTVTPWYQLKRRKFERVVILLIVGILFHNFPEGMAIGLSALSSWEMSLRVALAIAIHDIPEAIATTVPYYQLTGNKLQSVLVTMSTLVPTVFGFVLSYYFFHDLPLDVVGFFIAITAGIMIFISAFELIPNSVFASRNRLAPSVSMVLGVISVVLVSLLNAY, encoded by the coding sequence ATGACGAACTTGCTTTCAATAATGTTCATACTTTCGGTCGGGCCGCTGGTCGGTTCGCTTATCGGTGTGGTTAAGAAACCCGATCAAAGATATTCTTTGCTGATGCTTTCATTTTCAGCCGGAGTGATGCTTATGGTCTCTTTTTATGAGCTGATTCCGGAAAGCCTCCAATTCGTCAATGTTCCCACCATGCTTTTCGGCGTACTGCTGGGAGGTTTGATGATTAATTTCGTAAGCCGGATCATGAGGCATGTCAAAACCGTGACGCCCTGGTATCAGCTCAAGCGCCGCAAGTTCGAGCGTGTTGTCATTCTTCTTATCGTCGGCATACTCTTCCATAATTTCCCCGAAGGCATGGCGATCGGTTTGAGCGCCCTCTCTAGCTGGGAGATGTCGTTGAGGGTTGCCTTAGCCATAGCTATCCATGACATACCTGAAGCGATAGCGACCACGGTGCCGTATTATCAACTGACAGGGAACAAGCTCCAGTCTGTCCTGGTCACGATGTCTACCTTGGTGCCGACGGTATTCGGTTTTGTCCTAAGCTATTATTTCTTCCATGACTTGCCTCTTGATGTAGTCGGTTTTTTCATTGCGATCACCGCCGGAATTATGATTTTTATTTCCGCTTTCGAACTGATTCCGAACTCGGTTTTTGCCAGCCGAAATCGCTTGGCCCCTTCAGTCAGTATGGTTTTGGGGGTTATTTCGGTCGTGTTAGTCAGTTTATTAAATGCATATTAG
- a CDS encoding sugar transferase produces the protein MKRSELVFSFLLVPLDFLMIVLAGISAYNLRFAQITTEIRPVIFNLPFAEFLQILLAIAMAWLMIFAFAGLYRIKGTKSLVEELYSIVQACSTGLVLVVIILFFSRELFSSRFIVLAAWLLAILYIVIARSLIRLIQRVLFSYDIGVHKVVVVGNSKTADILINRFSSQKASGYEVMKRLRDFSIETSQELEEFLKNKEIDEIIQADPNLSKAEILRLFDFADEHHLTFKYAADLLDAKVLKTEVDEIAGIPIVEVQRTSLEGWGRIIKRFFDIVSSVVLIILTSPITIVTAIIIKMDSRGPVFFSQRDDGSPVFRVGQGGRLFRYFKFRSMRPGTDSMRYTDLADRDLRSGSPLVKIKDDPRVTRIGRFIRRYSIDELAELFLVFRGDMSLVGPRPHLPEEVAKYEQSHKKVLTIKPGITGLAQVSGRSDLSFEEEVKLDTYYIENWSLLLDLSILLKTPWAVLKSRKAE, from the coding sequence ATGAAACGATCGGAGCTGGTGTTCTCATTTTTGTTGGTGCCGCTGGATTTCCTAATGATCGTCCTGGCCGGCATCTCGGCCTACAACTTGCGCTTCGCTCAGATTACCACCGAAATCCGGCCGGTAATTTTTAATTTGCCTTTCGCGGAGTTCTTGCAGATCCTACTGGCCATCGCCATGGCCTGGCTGATGATTTTCGCTTTTGCCGGCCTTTACCGCATCAAGGGCACAAAGAGCTTGGTTGAGGAGCTCTACAGTATCGTGCAGGCCTGTTCTACCGGTCTGGTCCTGGTGGTGATCATTCTGTTCTTCTCCCGTGAGTTATTTTCCTCTCGTTTCATCGTATTGGCGGCCTGGCTCTTGGCCATATTGTATATCGTCATCGCCCGCTCGCTTATCCGCCTGATACAACGGGTGCTTTTCAGCTACGACATCGGCGTGCATAAGGTCGTGGTAGTCGGCAATAGTAAGACAGCCGACATTCTGATCAACCGCTTTTCCAGCCAGAAGGCTAGCGGTTATGAGGTGATGAAGCGCCTGCGCGATTTCAGCATCGAAACTTCCCAGGAACTGGAAGAGTTTCTTAAAAACAAGGAAATTGATGAGATTATCCAGGCTGACCCCAACCTTTCCAAAGCTGAAATATTGCGCTTGTTTGATTTTGCTGATGAACATCATCTGACTTTCAAATACGCCGCCGATCTGCTTGATGCCAAGGTTTTGAAGACCGAGGTCGACGAGATCGCCGGCATCCCGATCGTCGAGGTCCAGCGAACTTCTCTGGAGGGCTGGGGCCGGATCATCAAGCGCTTCTTCGATATCGTCAGTTCGGTGGTCCTGATTATCTTGACCAGCCCGATCACGATTGTGACGGCAATCATCATCAAGATGGATTCGCGCGGACCGGTCTTCTTTTCCCAGCGCGATGACGGCTCGCCCGTCTTCCGTGTCGGCCAAGGCGGCAGGTTGTTCCGCTATTTCAAATTCCGCTCAATGCGTCCAGGTACCGACAGTATGCGCTATACCGACCTTGCCGACCGCGACTTGCGCTCTGGTTCACCCCTGGTCAAGATCAAGGATGACCCGCGCGTCACTCGGATCGGCCGCTTCATTAGGCGTTACAGCATCGACGAGCTGGCTGAGCTTTTCCTGGTTTTTCGAGGAGACATGAGTCTCGTGGGACCGAGGCCGCATCTGCCGGAAGAGGTTGCCAAGTACGAGCAGTCGCACAAGAAAGTGCTGACCATCAAGCCGGGTATCACCGGCTTGGCCCAGGTCTCCGGAAGGAGCGATCTTTCATTCGAGGAAGAAGTGAAGCTCGATACCTATTATATTGAGAATTGGTCGTTACTGCTCGACCTCTCGATCTTGCTCAAGACGCCATGGGCAGTGCTCAAGAGCCGCAAGGCAGAATAA